The Algoriphagus sanaruensis genome window below encodes:
- a CDS encoding SusC/RagA family TonB-linked outer membrane protein — MRNYLPKLKSLMLAMVLMIGTIVVANAQNRSISGTVLDATLGDPVPGATVLIKGTTRGTATDLDGKFTLPLQAGDQVLVISFVGYLTQEVEIGNQSTITVSLQEDVQSLQEAVVIGYGSQDKKEITSAVVGVKPDDFNRGNVSNPTQLLQGKVAGLSITRPGGNPNNGFNIRLRGLSTFGANSSPLIVLDGVIGASLENVDPNDIQSIDVLKDGSAAAIYGARGSSGVILITTTKQGKKEGTTNVTINSFATMDQATNLIPVLSAEEFVARGGTNFGSNTDWRQELISDAVSYTTNASVSGSFGNSSYMASVNYRDNNGIVDGVGNERLNTRLNLSQGAMNNRLRFNVNLSFTNVDSESINDAAFRYATIYNPTAPVFQENTQDSRDFGGYFQRDLFDFYNPVALARQQKFVGETKTALTSYRAEFDILPNLTWSAQYSQDRRNTLSGAFWSLNDFQVGIGAQGSAERTTYDRSQRILESTLRYETDLSSKLNMTLLGGVGTQYTTTQGFNARVRQFLFDVGWNNLGAGAIRLGNNTNVFSYANQDQLNSAFGRANFNWDNMIFVSASVRAETYSGFGPNNQTGVFPAFSVGSDFTQIFDMGIFSQFKPRVSYGVTGNLPPSPTLALGVFGNGNRIDLDGDPLTQNDIFVGITQQSNPNRDLKWETKKEFNVGVDFGMFDGKVNGSVDYYTRNISDLLFNVPVATGGPNPFDPGRFNTASSTWVNLADLRAAGFEFAVGVNQIGKGSLKWSPNFNFTIYDKTTIESLSAGELGFDELRFATPGAPGQNNNPIIYNRVGQTLGDFYGPRLLGYTEAGQYILSTTDPNEFEKLGNGLPKGEFGFANSFAYGQWTLNVFLRGAWGHDLYNSYRGFYENADGASNTWNSVVTDKTPTSPLVTSTPTFNSSYIEDASFVRLDNMELGYNFKTNSPNLSSLRVYFAAQNLFTITNYTGIDPEVRINDSENGDGFTTSLSPGIERRNTYFQTRSFTLGVTVNFK; from the coding sequence ATGAGAAATTATTTACCAAAACTCAAGTCGTTGATGCTTGCGATGGTACTGATGATCGGTACTATAGTAGTCGCCAACGCCCAAAACCGTTCCATCTCAGGTACTGTCCTGGATGCAACGCTTGGAGACCCTGTACCGGGTGCAACGGTCCTTATCAAAGGAACGACCCGAGGCACGGCCACGGATTTGGACGGTAAGTTTACCTTGCCTCTTCAAGCCGGTGACCAAGTGCTTGTTATTTCCTTTGTGGGATACCTCACTCAGGAAGTTGAAATTGGCAACCAGTCTACAATTACTGTAAGCCTGCAAGAAGATGTTCAATCTCTTCAGGAAGCAGTAGTTATCGGTTACGGTAGCCAAGACAAAAAAGAAATTACTTCTGCAGTAGTGGGTGTTAAGCCTGACGACTTCAACAGAGGTAACGTTTCTAACCCTACTCAATTATTGCAAGGTAAAGTAGCGGGTCTGTCTATCACTCGTCCAGGTGGTAACCCTAACAACGGATTCAATATCCGATTGAGAGGTTTGTCTACCTTCGGAGCTAACTCATCTCCATTGATCGTATTGGACGGTGTAATCGGTGCTTCTCTTGAGAACGTTGACCCGAATGACATTCAGTCTATCGACGTATTGAAGGATGGTTCTGCTGCTGCGATCTACGGTGCTAGAGGTTCTTCTGGTGTTATCTTGATCACCACTACAAAGCAAGGAAAGAAAGAAGGCACAACTAACGTGACCATCAACTCTTTTGCGACCATGGATCAGGCTACTAACTTGATTCCTGTATTGTCAGCTGAAGAATTTGTAGCTAGAGGTGGTACTAACTTTGGAAGCAATACTGACTGGAGACAAGAATTGATCTCTGATGCAGTTTCTTATACAACCAACGCTTCTGTGTCTGGTAGCTTTGGTAACTCAAGCTACATGGCTTCTGTGAACTATCGTGACAACAACGGTATCGTTGACGGAGTTGGAAATGAGCGTTTGAACACTCGTTTGAACCTTTCTCAAGGTGCAATGAACAACAGATTGAGATTCAACGTGAACTTGTCTTTCACTAACGTTGATTCTGAATCAATCAATGATGCTGCATTCCGATATGCAACTATCTACAACCCTACTGCTCCTGTCTTCCAAGAGAATACACAGGATAGCAGAGATTTCGGAGGATATTTCCAACGAGATTTGTTTGACTTCTACAATCCAGTTGCTCTTGCTAGACAGCAAAAATTCGTAGGTGAAACAAAAACTGCTTTGACTTCTTACAGAGCTGAATTTGACATCCTTCCAAACTTGACTTGGTCTGCTCAGTATTCCCAAGACCGTAGAAATACACTTTCTGGTGCATTCTGGTCTTTGAATGACTTCCAAGTAGGTATCGGTGCTCAAGGTTCTGCTGAAAGAACAACTTATGATAGATCTCAGCGAATCTTGGAATCTACTTTGAGATACGAAACTGATCTTTCTTCTAAATTGAATATGACCCTTTTGGGTGGTGTGGGTACACAGTACACAACTACTCAAGGTTTCAATGCTCGAGTTAGACAATTCCTATTCGATGTGGGATGGAATAACTTAGGTGCTGGTGCAATCCGTTTGGGTAACAACACCAACGTATTCTCTTACGCTAACCAAGATCAATTGAACTCTGCATTTGGTCGTGCTAACTTCAACTGGGACAACATGATCTTCGTGTCTGCTTCAGTAAGAGCTGAAACTTACTCTGGTTTCGGCCCAAATAACCAAACTGGTGTGTTCCCTGCATTCTCTGTAGGTTCTGACTTCACCCAGATCTTCGATATGGGAATCTTCAGTCAGTTCAAGCCAAGAGTATCCTACGGTGTAACTGGTAACCTTCCTCCATCTCCAACCTTGGCGTTGGGTGTGTTCGGTAATGGTAACAGAATCGACCTTGATGGTGACCCATTGACTCAGAATGACATCTTCGTAGGTATCACTCAGCAGTCTAACCCTAACAGAGACTTGAAGTGGGAAACTAAGAAAGAATTTAACGTGGGTGTTGACTTCGGCATGTTTGATGGCAAAGTGAACGGTAGCGTTGATTACTATACCAGAAATATCTCTGACCTTCTATTTAATGTACCAGTTGCTACAGGTGGTCCAAACCCATTTGATCCAGGACGTTTCAACACGGCTTCTTCTACTTGGGTAAACTTGGCTGACTTGAGAGCTGCAGGTTTTGAATTCGCAGTTGGTGTTAACCAAATCGGAAAAGGTTCTTTGAAGTGGAGCCCTAACTTCAACTTCACCATCTACGACAAAACTACTATCGAAAGCTTGTCAGCTGGTGAGTTAGGATTCGACGAATTGCGTTTCGCAACTCCAGGTGCTCCAGGTCAGAACAACAACCCAATCATCTACAACAGAGTAGGTCAAACATTGGGTGATTTCTACGGTCCAAGATTGTTGGGTTACACTGAAGCTGGTCAATATATCCTTTCTACTACCGATCCTAACGAATTTGAAAAGCTAGGTAACGGTCTACCAAAAGGTGAATTCGGTTTCGCTAACTCCTTTGCTTACGGTCAGTGGACATTGAATGTATTCTTGAGAGGTGCTTGGGGTCATGACTTGTACAACTCTTACAGAGGTTTCTACGAGAATGCTGATGGAGCTTCTAACACTTGGAACTCTGTCGTAACTGACAAGACTCCAACTAGCCCACTAGTAACTTCTACTCCTACATTCAACAGCTCATACATTGAAGATGCTTCATTTGTACGCTTGGACAACATGGAATTGGGTTACAATTTCAAAACCAATTCTCCAAATTTGAGTTCTTTGAGAGTGTACTTTGCAGCACAGAACTTATTTACAATTACCAATTACACAGGTATCGACCCAGAAGTTAGAATCAATGACTCTGAAAACGGTGACGGATTTACTACCTCACTTTCTCCGGGTATCGAGCGTAGAAATACTTATTTCCAAACTCGTTCATTCACTTTGGGTGTAACTGTGAACTTCAAATAA
- a CDS encoding DUF5686 and carboxypeptidase regulatory-like domain-containing protein, which translates to MPVKFRIALWVLFSILISTPTLAQGIRGIVKSTSSDPLPFASIYIRNLEDGVPTNENGAYEFKLKPGFYDVLVQFLGYKSQIKTVEIKDQWIELNFELEEQVYTLSTVEVNSKSEDPALTIMRKAIAKAKYHRLQLKSYEMTVYLKGTGQMTDAPFFLKKKLEEEGLKLNEAYTSESVSRISFEQPDKITETVLSIRTNGENQGTSPAPYIQTSFYQDKINGIVSPLSRYAFTYYSFKYEGSFFDQNVMVSKIRVTPRSRGEQVFEGYIYIIEDLWAIHSLDLKTSYLGFEIQAKQQYAPVEEQVWMPLTHTYVFGGKIFGFEGEFRYLASTREYKVTLNPDLTLAPVIIDEKVQEVPQGALKIDKSRTALEQLASEQPTTRKEYRKLLNQYEKELIQESKNQDEESVISERNYAVDSLARRRGLSYWDSIRPVPLTVKEIQGYQRDDSLALVDAAKLSDVDSVAKKARSKYQPLDFLYGARYNFGKGISVGFPVNLTKMSFNTVEGWKVGLGLFYRKYQEIKLPDSVNRFRKSFNIEPELRYGFASKRFYGKIDLRWSHTQPTSGQTWGLEGGKYIYQFNSENPIQEQVNAMYSLLVRKNYMKLYEQDFARAYWAHRVNYGLTYRVNFLLAERRELFNTSDYSLYNQPDREFSSNRPENVESFPSNFASHQIARIHASVDWRPGLSYTIRNGRKSPNYERSPEITFMYQRALPGLFKNGLAADFEQLEGSIKHSFNFGVSGKLDFNVTAGTFTNSNQVFFQDFKHFGGNRTLFSNISAASNYRVMDYYKYSTSGAYISSIAHYQFRKFLLTQLPMLRFSGVRENIFVNYLKTENSPHYTEIGYSLDNLFRFFRVEFAAGFENGNFLRTRPLFGVATFINVSIED; encoded by the coding sequence ATGCCTGTCAAATTTAGGATTGCTCTTTGGGTCCTTTTCTCGATTTTGATTTCTACCCCCACGCTCGCCCAGGGTATCCGAGGGATTGTCAAATCTACATCTTCCGACCCCCTGCCTTTTGCTTCCATCTATATCCGAAACTTAGAAGACGGAGTACCCACGAATGAAAATGGTGCTTATGAATTCAAACTCAAGCCAGGGTTTTACGATGTTTTGGTACAATTTCTCGGCTATAAGTCTCAGATAAAAACCGTCGAGATAAAAGATCAGTGGATCGAATTGAACTTCGAACTTGAGGAACAAGTGTACACCTTGTCCACAGTTGAGGTTAACTCCAAATCTGAAGATCCAGCTTTGACTATCATGCGAAAAGCGATTGCCAAAGCCAAGTATCACCGCCTTCAGTTGAAAAGCTATGAGATGACAGTCTATCTCAAGGGAACGGGCCAAATGACAGACGCTCCTTTTTTCTTGAAAAAGAAACTGGAGGAGGAAGGTTTGAAGCTCAATGAGGCTTACACTTCTGAATCCGTTTCCCGAATAAGCTTCGAACAACCGGATAAAATCACGGAAACTGTTCTTTCTATTCGAACCAATGGCGAAAATCAGGGAACTTCACCTGCTCCTTATATCCAAACCTCTTTTTATCAAGATAAAATCAACGGCATTGTAAGTCCTTTGTCCCGCTATGCCTTTACTTATTATTCATTTAAGTACGAAGGAAGTTTTTTTGACCAAAATGTAATGGTGAGTAAAATTCGGGTGACGCCGAGATCTAGAGGGGAACAGGTTTTTGAAGGATACATTTATATCATAGAAGATCTTTGGGCAATTCATAGTCTGGATTTAAAAACTTCCTATTTGGGGTTTGAAATCCAAGCCAAACAACAATACGCCCCAGTGGAAGAACAGGTCTGGATGCCTTTAACTCATACTTACGTGTTCGGTGGAAAAATTTTTGGATTTGAAGGGGAATTCAGATATTTAGCCTCCACCCGAGAATACAAGGTCACCTTGAATCCCGACTTGACATTGGCTCCGGTCATTATTGATGAAAAAGTACAGGAAGTTCCACAAGGTGCACTCAAAATAGATAAGTCCCGAACAGCACTTGAGCAACTCGCTTCGGAACAGCCGACCACCCGAAAAGAATATCGAAAACTTCTCAATCAATACGAAAAGGAACTAATCCAGGAATCCAAAAACCAAGACGAGGAATCCGTCATCTCAGAGCGGAACTACGCCGTAGATTCCTTGGCTCGAAGGCGAGGGCTTAGCTATTGGGATAGCATACGACCAGTCCCTCTTACCGTGAAGGAAATTCAAGGCTACCAACGAGACGATAGTTTGGCTCTCGTGGATGCGGCAAAGCTTAGCGATGTAGATTCTGTGGCCAAAAAGGCAAGGAGTAAGTATCAGCCACTTGATTTTTTATACGGAGCCAGATACAATTTTGGAAAAGGGATCTCTGTGGGATTTCCGGTAAACTTGACCAAAATGTCCTTTAATACGGTAGAAGGCTGGAAAGTGGGATTGGGTTTATTCTATCGAAAGTATCAAGAAATCAAGCTTCCAGATTCGGTCAATCGCTTTCGAAAAAGTTTCAACATCGAGCCTGAGCTTCGGTATGGATTTGCCAGCAAAAGATTTTATGGAAAAATCGATTTGAGATGGTCTCATACCCAGCCGACATCAGGACAAACATGGGGTTTGGAAGGAGGAAAGTATATCTATCAGTTTAATTCTGAAAATCCAATTCAGGAACAAGTAAACGCGATGTATTCCCTTTTGGTCAGAAAAAACTACATGAAACTTTATGAGCAAGACTTCGCAAGGGCATATTGGGCACATCGCGTCAATTATGGACTCACCTATCGAGTCAACTTCTTGCTTGCTGAACGCAGAGAACTATTTAATACGAGTGATTACAGCCTATATAACCAGCCCGATCGGGAATTCAGCTCCAATAGACCTGAGAATGTGGAGAGCTTCCCGAGCAATTTTGCCAGTCACCAAATCGCTCGAATTCATGCTTCGGTGGATTGGCGCCCTGGACTCAGCTACACCATCCGTAACGGAAGAAAAAGTCCAAACTATGAACGATCCCCTGAAATCACATTTATGTATCAACGAGCCCTACCAGGACTTTTCAAAAATGGCTTGGCGGCAGATTTTGAACAACTTGAAGGATCTATTAAACACTCCTTCAATTTTGGGGTAAGCGGAAAATTAGACTTTAATGTAACTGCTGGCACATTTACAAATTCAAATCAGGTCTTTTTCCAGGATTTCAAGCATTTTGGGGGCAATAGAACCCTGTTTTCAAACATCAGTGCTGCCTCTAATTATCGAGTAATGGACTATTACAAATACAGCACTTCGGGTGCCTATATTTCCTCCATTGCCCATTATCAATTCCGGAAATTCCTACTCACCCAGCTCCCCATGTTGCGGTTTTCTGGAGTGAGGGAAAATATCTTTGTGAATTACCTCAAAACCGAAAACTCCCCGCACTACACCGAAATCGGCTACTCACTTGACAACCTCTTCCGGTTTTTCCGAGTGGAATTTGCAGCAGGATTTGAAAATGGAAATTTCTTAAGAACTAGACCCTTATTTGGAGTAGCGACGTTTATTAATGTGAGTATTGAAGATTAA
- a CDS encoding RagB/SusD family nutrient uptake outer membrane protein: MFKSFRKIGLVLPLVFALGACQELEQEVLDGVTAEDVANSANPNLIAVLKASAYSRIVGSWGGHNSIWSINEVASDEMAITQKGADWEDGGQWLRMHRHTWQPSEESFNNSWNYCYTAIGEINNLLIQYPDVAALGAELRVLRALVYLWLVDSFGNVPIVTEETTGGNPRNNTRAEVFAFIESSIKDNLSLLPATSGKYTLNQVSAQAILAKLYLNAEVYTGTARWADAEAAADAVINSGQYSLSSNFFSNFSERNSGSTENIFTLPYDQNNAGGFNLVQMTLHYLSQNTFNLQEQPWNGYSSLEEFYNSFDDNDARKNSFIVGPQFSSDGSRLNDISAEANDPDGQPLTFTPEINMLAPNAYRQAGARVGKFEFASGAGSSLNNDYPLIRLGEIIMIKGEAAFRQGKTAVALAAINQVRTRAGMPAYASLTLDDIYNERGFEMFAEATRRSDQIRFGKWNLPWWEKGTSEPFRALFPIPQQQINANPNLTQNPGY; the protein is encoded by the coding sequence ATGTTTAAATCATTTCGAAAAATCGGTTTAGTGCTTCCCTTGGTATTCGCCTTGGGCGCATGTCAGGAGCTGGAGCAGGAGGTATTGGATGGGGTTACAGCGGAGGATGTTGCCAATAGCGCCAACCCTAATTTGATTGCTGTACTGAAGGCTTCTGCTTACTCAAGAATCGTAGGTTCTTGGGGTGGTCACAATAGTATTTGGTCTATCAACGAAGTAGCATCTGATGAGATGGCGATCACTCAGAAAGGTGCTGACTGGGAAGATGGTGGTCAGTGGTTGAGAATGCACAGACATACTTGGCAACCTTCTGAAGAATCTTTCAATAACTCTTGGAACTACTGCTACACTGCGATCGGTGAAATCAACAACTTGTTGATCCAATATCCGGATGTAGCTGCTTTGGGTGCAGAATTGAGAGTTCTTAGAGCGCTTGTTTACCTTTGGTTAGTGGATTCTTTCGGTAATGTTCCTATCGTTACTGAAGAAACAACTGGTGGTAATCCAAGAAACAATACAAGAGCTGAAGTTTTCGCTTTCATCGAAAGCTCAATCAAGGATAACCTTTCTCTTCTTCCTGCTACTTCAGGTAAATACACCTTGAATCAAGTATCTGCACAAGCAATCTTGGCTAAGTTGTATTTGAATGCTGAAGTATATACTGGAACTGCTCGTTGGGCAGATGCAGAAGCTGCAGCTGACGCAGTAATCAATAGCGGACAGTATTCATTGTCTTCTAACTTCTTCAGCAACTTCTCTGAGAGAAACTCTGGTTCTACTGAGAACATCTTCACGCTTCCTTATGACCAGAACAATGCTGGTGGTTTCAACTTGGTTCAAATGACTTTGCACTACTTAAGCCAAAACACCTTCAACTTGCAGGAGCAGCCTTGGAATGGATATTCTTCTTTGGAAGAATTCTACAACAGCTTTGATGACAATGATGCTAGAAAGAATTCCTTCATCGTAGGTCCTCAGTTCTCTTCTGACGGTTCTAGATTGAATGATATCTCTGCTGAAGCTAATGACCCTGACGGTCAGCCGTTGACTTTCACTCCAGAAATCAACATGCTTGCTCCTAACGCGTATAGACAAGCTGGTGCTCGTGTAGGTAAATTCGAATTTGCTTCAGGTGCTGGTTCTTCTTTGAACAACGACTATCCGTTGATCCGTCTTGGTGAAATCATCATGATCAAAGGTGAAGCTGCTTTCCGTCAAGGAAAAACTGCTGTAGCGCTAGCTGCAATCAACCAAGTGAGAACAAGAGCTGGTATGCCAGCTTACGCTTCTCTTACTTTGGATGATATCTACAATGAAAGAGGATTTGAAATGTTTGCTGAAGCTACTCGTAGAAGCGACCAAATCCGTTTCGGTAAGTGGAATCTTCCTTGGTGGGAAAAAGGAACTTCTGAGCCTTTCAGAGCTTTGTTCCCAATCCCTCAGCAGCAAATCAATGCTAACCCTAATTTGACTCAAAATCCAGGTTATTAA